Genomic window (Nicotiana sylvestris chromosome 7, ASM39365v2, whole genome shotgun sequence):
TTGATTTGAACATTATAAATCTTTTTACGATGAATAAACTTAGCTTGTAGCGAAATATTACTTAGAGCACACATTTAGAtcccgtttggccatagattttagTTACTTTTTCCTATAAACTGATTTAGAGTAATTTTTTCTTCCGCTCACAAAACTTTAGTTTTCTTTTTtccaaataaaatgcatgtcgAAACACAACTTtaaattccaaaaattatttttcaacataGCTTTAGAAGTTCgtttttcaagtttcaaccaatctatgtccaaacgctagctTAGAGTTTATTATAAGTGTTTTTGCAGTGACCTTTCAAGTTCACGTATGCCCTTTAAGTTTAAGAACCTTTTTTTTAATGGCTCTTTAGgatatgaaaggtacaatgtaattTTCAGTAACAGAAAGTGAAAGGGGAAATAAATAAGAAATGATTAAAAAGTACAAACTTAAACAGTATCCTATAAAGTGTAATTGTCTTTTATTATACTTTTGATTGAAATCATACTAGCTAATAACTTATCGAATCTTACTGGATGGCTTAGCATGCCCACAAATATTTCCAACATGTGAAAGAATGAAAAGAACAATAATAGTACTCATTAAAGTAGCTATAGATAAGAGAAACTCtattataattatatatttttacattCACATGCAACAGCTACGAAATTTGCATGGAATTTTGTACCAACAACATCGACTTCTCATGTCAATTTGATCAATTGGACAACGTCATTTTCATTATTGCAAGTTGTTCGTATAATTGTGACGCGTGGTAAATATTCCGCCGCCCTTAACTAGAGGTGTCAAATTTGAATTTGAAGTAGTCTTTGTTAGGATGCTTTCTACCTCCGATGTAAAAATTTTCGGTGCGAATTTGTATTTAGTCAAATTTCAATACGAGTATCAAATAGCAGGTAGAAAACAAAGAAGTTATTCGTACTACTTAAAAATAGGGTtgtattctgggccgggcccgggcattcgtgggccaaacgggccgggctttgtgggcctgggctctggcggttccgggcttcgtgggctaagaaccggcccgtgacgggcctaagcccatatggtcctgggctaaacgggccgggctcgtgggcttcgcgggcctagcggtttTTTTttaaaggcaatttcttgtagtaccatgactatattaaaaatatatatgtagtatatatgtagatctaattattaaagtgcttgacgaaaaagaaaaataacaaaataatagtaaaacactaaattgtcatgcataatatattgtcttgtagtatatatattgtatcttatgtatatatattataacttattacttatatattttcttgtagtatatattgtatgttatgtatatatattctcttatatattttcttgtagtatatattgtatgttatgtatatatattctcttatatattttttgtagtatatattgtatcttatgaatatatatcactcttaactgttgcgcgaggccaacctttataagtaggattaaaaactcttctaatataatgaacccaattaggattagatgcaaaagtataaggtaagcacataacagtaatcatctttgctaattcttcacgatctctatttggatcgtaatataaaatacctccggtgacagtgttaattcctggttgaactagatttgaacctgtactagggttaaccgcagaatctacacttgtcccctctagctgcgctttcatttgtaaaaatctagccttatctctagggtgtgtttttatgtgcctagtcaaactacctgtgccgctacggtctccagtatatttatgctacattaatttcccacaagttttacacttagccttattttgttctcttacttgagtaaaaaaattccaaactaatgatgtttctaggcgtttagcaggttctctattaaaagtaggagtttctacaggtgggtcgaccggtgcatcacttgggttattaagaggactagtaggtgtatcatctaaatccggtgcttgagtttcatcatcatcctcattttcctcattattttctaagatggtttcattaggataaagagcattcataatttcatcatctaatctatcacctggtgcaacattatgataaaattcactatcggtaaattgaaaacaagggtgatcactatcaagaattacggaaggaggaggacgtctaggttggcgactactttcaacttgcttatcttttctaggtcggggagccgggggaagggtagttggttggccactactttcaccggttttatcttttcctttaccaaacatttttttcaaagtaaatgccatattaattataattatgcaaactaaaccacacaaaaatatattcttaaaacgtaagagttgaaacgagtttaccggattgccgaacaacttcttgaaaattgaaaatcgttgaacacttgaaaacttcaattcaacaacttcacaatttttcacgaaatttcaacaataaattaagtaattgtagtagagagattgagagatattgatgaattggtgaataaaaatgaaagaatgagggggtatttatagttgataaatggaaaaagtgtaattatataaaatttggggttaaaataaagtttgggggtcAAATGGCCATTTCCTAAACTTAAAAACGGTCAAATtgtcagcccaaacggctagattttaaatatggccattggagaattttaaaaacaatttttttttaaaaaaaaaaatagccgttgggcccgccaggcccggctgacggtcccgggctcgtaGGCTAATATATGAAGACCGGCCCGTCACAGTCTTCTCAGGACCACCAGGCCCTttaggcccgttaggaccgcgggcccggtccggtccggccCACCAAGCAGCATTACTTAAAAACAGGAATATATTTAATGACAGACAAATTATGTAGCTAAACAGTAAAATTTATTGCTATTCCTACTTAGCGACGAATTAACAACTGATTATAAAAAATTTTTGTTAGTTAATTATGAGCGATTTAGCGATAGATTAGTGACGAAGTTCGTAGGTAAATTTCATTTTTATAATAGTTATTAGATCTAATAAGCATTCTAGAAAGTTAGATATTACCCACTAGCTCTTAGTCATTGATAAATCAAGTACACTATATAAATACTTCCTTGTAGAAAAATTGATTAGAAAAAAACTGAAGCTCatctaaaatggaaaagtatAAATAATAGTACTTTGCTTGACTTTTTAAGGATATATTATTAACTTTAAGGAACATGAGAAAATGCTCCCATCTAGAAATGATTGTACTGCCTAATATTTTTCCACAAAACCTTAGGTTATAATCCTATTAATGAAGAATAATAGCATGTGCTTGAATTAATATGGGTGTATGAGAGTGGGAAGTTGGAGTGGTTGTTGTGCAAACTTCCATTAATTAGTACTATTTCATATAAAAGATGCCTCTTATTGCTTATATAGTacggtttaacttttacattatCATTATATTTCAATATGTCTTATTTTTTAAGTTACAATCTTACTATTATGAACATACAAGGCGGAAGCAAGATTCGCGGTCACAGGAGCGTCATGACATTTAATATAAATTTATCACTGCTCATAAAAATTGATACGGGGATCTATGCTaatatttgattatttttttaaagatatTTATAAGTATATATCGAGTTTTTGCTAAAGTTTCAGGGTGCCAGTGACCCCTCTCCCTATAGTGTGCGTTCGCCTATGCTTATAGATATATTTTAGGTGAGCAAATAATGTAAAATATTTTACTTTGTCATCAACCCAATAGTCCAGCACACTTCAGTGGAATCACCTAGAATAATCTAGATTTTCCAACCAACAACATTGTTTTTAGAAGATAAACTCTACTCATTCTATGAGGTAGGAGTCTTTTATAGACTAGTAGGTGGAacagtctccccaagagcaaggagGGAaagatgccgagggtctatttggaaacagtctctctatcctagggtaggagtaaggtctgcgtacatactaccctttTCAGAcctcactaagtgggattatattggGCGGTTGTTGTTGTAGGTGGAGAACATAGAATGgaccttttaatataatatgCTGTTGTATCATATATTAAAgtatgtgtaatttatatataaaatgTATTCTTATTACAATATTGGAGATCAAGTTATAACTCCTCTTCCTCTCCCACTGGTTTTCTATTCTCCATCATCTTTCTATTTTCATCCATTTTTCATCCATTTATCCATGGCCTCTCCTTATTTCTTTATCTTGTTTCTCTTTAccatctcttttttcttcttattttttatcCTTTGCTATATACTAAGACTAAAGTTTTGGTGTAAATGTGAAATTTGCAACTCTTATATTTCAGCTAGTTGGTCTTCTAAATTCACCAATTTATGTGATTGGTATACTCTTCTTCTTAAAGAATCTCCAACTAGAACAATTCATATACATGTTCTTGGCAATACAATCACCGCGAATCCTGAAAACGTCGAGTATATGCTCAAAACAAGATTTGAGAATTTCCCAAAAGGGAAAACGTTTTCTACAATTTTAGGTGATTTTCTTGGTAGAGGTATATTCAATGTAGATGGAGATTTATGGAAATTTCAAAGGAAAATGGCTAGTCTTGAACTTGGACGAAGTTCAATAAGATCATATGCATTTGAAGTTATACATAATGAGATTCAACAAAGGCTTCTCCCATTATTAGCTTGTGTAGCTAATAAAGATGAGATTTTGGATTTACAAGATGTTTTTAGGAGATTTTCTTTTGATAGTATTTGTAGATTTTCCTTTGGATTGGATCCAAAGAGTTTAGAATTGTCTTTACCAATCTCAGAATTTGCTCTCTCTTTTGACTTAGCATCACAATTATCAGCTGAAAGAGCAATGCATATGTCTCCAATTATTTGGAAGATTAAAAGATTGTTGAATATAGGGAGTGAAAAGAAGTTGAAAAAAGCCATCAAAACGATCAATATACTAGCTCAAGAAGTTATTAGACAAAGgcgaaaattagggttttcgaatCATAAAGATCTTTTATCAAGATTTATGGGAACTATAGCCAATGAAACTTATTTGAGAGATATTGTGATTAGCTTTCTTTTAGCTGGTCGCGACACGGTTGCATCTGCATTAACAAGTTTCTTTTGGCTAGTCGCGAGACATCCACAAGTGGTTGAAAAAATTAGAGACGAAGCTGATAAAGTTATTGGTAAAAACCACGAGATCACAGATTGTGAACAAATGAGAGAGCTTCATTATTTACAAGCAACAGTTTATGAGAGTATGAGACTTTTCCCTCCAATACAATTTGATTCAAAGTTTTGTTTGGAAGATGATTTTTTGCCTGATGGGACTTTTATCAAGAAAGGAACTAGGGTTACTTATTATCCTTACGCTATGGGAAGAATGGAGGAATTATGGGGTTCTGATTCTTTGGAATTCAAGCCAGAAAGATGGATTAATAAAGATGGtgttttttttcaagaaaatccTTTTAAGTATCCAGTATTTCAAGCTGGACTTAGGGTTTGTTTGGGGAAAGAAATGGCTCTTGTTGAGATTAAAAGTGTGGTTCTCTCATTTCTCCGACGATTTCATGTCGAATTAGTTCATCCATCACACCACACTCCTCGATTCTCTCCTGGTCTTACCGCCTCGTTTCGTGGCGGTTTACCAGTGTTTGTAAGAGAAAATTGTTCTACTACTAATTCCTGCAGCCTCAAGAAAACTTAATCTTGATTAAAACTTGTTTTTGCTTGTTGATAAATGTaagtttttttgtttgtttgttttcctttttttttttgtgggcAAATTGTACCATTCAATAGGCACATATTTCCCCCCTTTTTGGCCAAATTGGCTTTTTATGGGATGGCATATCTGATTTCCTTCGATGTGATTCTACTTTCTTATGTAACTTTTATTTTCCCCACTTATTGTGTTGTACAAAATTTCTGGCTATATATattatgaagaagaagaagctggtCATTTGGATCATTCTATTTGCAGTCCTTACTGCATGGACTCAGTTTGGTTCGTAAAACAGTTAAACctctttttttttataacaacCTTCCTATAACATTTCACTATAATGGCTAAGGTTTTCTGGAACAGATTTTTCATATTATCTTATATTTTATGTTCTCTATAACAATAAAAAATATCGGGACAGACGATGTCGTTATAGAGATGTTTGACTA
Coding sequences:
- the LOC104224227 gene encoding cytochrome P450 94C1-like; the encoded protein is MASPYFFILFLFTISFFFLFFILCYILRLKFWCKCEICNSYISASWSSKFTNLCDWYTLLLKESPTRTIHIHVLGNTITANPENVEYMLKTRFENFPKGKTFSTILGDFLGRGIFNVDGDLWKFQRKMASLELGRSSIRSYAFEVIHNEIQQRLLPLLACVANKDEILDLQDVFRRFSFDSICRFSFGLDPKSLELSLPISEFALSFDLASQLSAERAMHMSPIIWKIKRLLNIGSEKKLKKAIKTINILAQEVIRQRRKLGFSNHKDLLSRFMGTIANETYLRDIVISFLLAGRDTVASALTSFFWLVARHPQVVEKIRDEADKVIGKNHEITDCEQMRELHYLQATVYESMRLFPPIQFDSKFCLEDDFLPDGTFIKKGTRVTYYPYAMGRMEELWGSDSLEFKPERWINKDGVFFQENPFKYPVFQAGLRVCLGKEMALVEIKSVVLSFLRRFHVELVHPSHHTPRFSPGLTASFRGGLPVFVRENCSTTNSCSLKKT